One region of Prinia subflava isolate CZ2003 ecotype Zambia chromosome 6, Cam_Psub_1.2, whole genome shotgun sequence genomic DNA includes:
- the LOC134551871 gene encoding uncharacterized protein LOC134551871, producing the protein MANTDTTPTQSITNMKASAPNLDSFGERVVSHSNEVPDFVRNMHQRLVSNAPPDNRMLMDILRLTEAHPTDVAVTLLRCAPSCDRAATIMWRNIASSGTVLDKVLPTLLCVLEDWPLHRVDTSDGDKTRVFALAATRVVWEILRLPWCPAPFMEYSPRLLVALLFQVFVSTLDRPEEVNTFWKECQEQLSLPTSINRFAVQTVRALFHHLRCLDLLVAMEHKHGWDTLLCAHTHHYAVGLLAREMRNTLSPLCSCIALRLLGLLSSQKPRWDLPALAFLVEVSLKASTASLSCLPALCLLLPGTVPVPSAAAWA; encoded by the exons ATGGCCAACACTGACACTACACCCACTCAGAGCATTACAAACATGAAGGCTTCTGCTCCCAACCTGGATTCTTTTGGGGAGAGAGTTGTTTCCCACTCAAATGAA GTGCCAGATTTTGTGAGGAACATGCACCAGAGGCTTGTATCCAATGCCCCTCCAGATAATAGGATGTTAATGGACATCCTGAGGCTGACTGAGGCACACCCCACTGACGTTGCGGTCACCCTCCTCCGCTGTGCCCCATCATGTGACAG AGCTGCTACAATCATGTGGAGGAACATAGCCTCATCAGGAACAGTACTGGACAAGGTGCTGCCAacactgctctgtgtgctggaggACTGGCCACTGCACAGAGTGGACACTTCAGATGGGGACAAAACGAGAGTctttgccctggct GCAACCAGGGTGGTTTGGGAGATTCTCCGCCTGCCCTGGTGCCCAGCACCATTTATGGAATATTCCCCCCGCCTCCTTGTGGCTCTGCTCTTCCAAGTTTTTGTCAGCACTTTGGATAGGCCAGAGGAGGTCAATACCTTCTGGAAGGAATGCCAGGAGCAACTCAGCCTTCCCACCAGCATAAACAG gtttgCAGTGCAGACTGTGAGGGCGCTGTTCCACCATCTGCGGTGCCTGGATTTACTGGTGGCAATGGAACACAAGCATGGCTGGGACACgctgctctgtgcacacaccCACCATTATGCTGTGGGTCTCCTGGCCAG GGAGATGCGCAATACCTTGAGCCCCTTGTGTTCCTGCATTGCACTCCGTCTGCTGGGGTTGCTCAGCTCACAGAAGCCACGCTGGGATCTGCCTGCCCTGGCGTTCCTTGTGGAGGTGAGCCTGAAGGCCAGCACTGCCTCgctgagctgcctcccagctctctgccttctgctgcctGGCACGGTGCCCgtgccctctgctgctgcctgggcctaG
- the LOC134551804 gene encoding maestro heat-like repeat family member 5 translates to MRAWSDSALEIISRCLQSKSREKCRLALRGLVVLSKDPSVAEGMRSLTQSLIGLLQDADGEGVALILSVFLNELQDRATLISSPTALQLAEVLQPLFDHDNGHVELLSICLFREVMELVMDKGKKPLKTHIHQSLLPLFFHCHNENQCVAEASRTTLLCAAKFLKKRHLKQLVKKEQPWRFSECLLSEDRSRAAEHLRRALPYLQNAQEPLRAAAIRFLGEPRARAPSLFCHSRIWARVHDRLCVPRGRQAPDEEAAGTPPAHL, encoded by the exons ATGAGAGCATGGAGTGACAGTGCCCTGGAGATCATTTCAAGGTGCCTGCAGAGCAAATCGAGGGAAAAGTGTCGCTTGGCACTCAGAGGCCTCGTGGTTCTCAGCAAAGATCCCTCAGTG GCCGAAGGTATGCGGAGTCTGACACAGAGCCTCATCGGCCTACTGCAGGATGCAGATGGAGAGGGGGTTGCATTGATCCTCTCTGTATTCCTGAATGAGCTCCAGGACAGAGCCACCCTAATATCCAGTcccactgccctgcagctggctgAGGTGCTCCAGCCACTCTTTGACCAT gacAATGGCCATGTCGAGCTGCTCTCCATTTGCCTCTTCCGAGAGGTGATGGAGCTGGTAAtggacaagggaaaaaagccccTGAAAACACACATACACCAGAGCCTGCTTCCACTGTTCTTCCACTGCCACAATGAGAACCAGTGTGTGGCAGAG GCCTCTCGGACAACACTGCTTTGTGCAGCCAAGTTCCTGAAGAAGAGGCATCTGAAGCAGCTGGTGAAGAAGGAGCAACCATGGAGGTTCAGcgagtgcctg ctgtcagAGGACAGGAGCCGAGCGGCCGAGCACCTGCGCCGGGCACTGCCGTACCTGCAGAACgcacaggagcccctgcgagcgGCGGCCATCAGGTTCCTGGGTGAGCCACGAGCCCGGGCTCCCTCCCTGTTCTGCCACAGCAGGATCTGGGCCAGGGTACATGACAGGCTCTGTGTTCCCAGGGGTCGCCAGGCGCCAGATGAGGAGGCAGCGGGAACACCTCCAGCTCATCTGTGA